GGCGCCGGAGGGCGGGGAGGCCAGGTCGAGGACGGCGGTCTCCTCAAGCCCCTTCACCATGGGCCTGATCGTGAAGTTCGCGCCCGTGTCCCACTTGGTGAGCTCCTGGGTGCCGTAGACCGTGGCGCCCGTGCCGTACATCATGCGGTTCGAGTCGAAGGGGTCGATCTCCAGGGCCTCGGTCATCCAGCCGAGCTTCGGGGTCTGCTCGGGCGGCGCGGGGCTGGCGCCCCAGGTGAGCCAGGGCACGGAGGAGACGTCCATCGTGTAGCGGTTGGCTCGGTCGGGGTACGAGGTGTAGTCCCAGGCCTTGGTCCAGGTGGAGCCGGAGTCGGTGGAGCGGAAGATCTGGGTGTCGGGGTACCAGGAGCTGTAGCCGGAGACCATGACGGTGCCGGGCTTCCGGCGGTCGACGGTGAGGCCGCTGAAGCCGTAGTAGGTGTCGGCCTCCGCGACGGGGCTGATGTTCTTCCACTCGCCGGTGGCGGTGGCGTACCGCCAGACCTGGCCCTTGCCGCCGTCGTACGGGCCGGCCTTGTCGCTGTACGCGAGGTAGAGGTAGCCGTTCGCCGCGTCGAGGACGCCCTTGTGGGCGAGGTATCCGGTGGGCTGGCCGGGCAGCCGGGTCCAGGTCGCACCCGCGTCGGTGGAGCGGTAGACGGCGTTCTCCTTGTCGCCGACGCCGACGTAGATCGTCTTCGTGGCGTTGCCCGCCGTGCCGGTCGACTCGTCGAAGGTGACCCAGACGATGCCCTGCTCGTCGGAGTTGTAGCCGCTGGTGTCGGTCGGGTCCTGCTGGTAGTTCCCGGGGTTGGTGAAGCCGGCGACCTTCGACCAGGTGACGCCCGAGTCGGTGGAGCGCCAGAGGCCGTTGCCGCTCGGGGCGCCGAGGTAGAGGACGCTGTTCTTGTGCGGGTCGACGGCGAGGCGTTCGCCCATGCCGCGGCCGGGCATGTTGCCGCCGAGCTTGAAGGGGAGGTCGGTGCGCTGCCAGGTGGCGCCCCGGTCCGCGGAGCGGAGGACGGCGCCGTTGCCGGGGTCCCAGTCGTTCGTGTACGTGCCGACCGCCGCGTACAGCCGGTCGGGGTCGACGGTGTCGGAGGCGAGGCCGACGACTCCGGTGTGGCCCCAGTGGTCCCAGTCGACGGAGTCGAGAAGCGGGGTCCAGGAGGAGGCGGCCTGGTTCCAGCGGTAGACACCGCCGATGTCGGTGCGGGCGTAGACGAGGTCCTTCTCGGCCCGGTTGAAGACGATGCCGGGGACGAAGCCGCCGCCGTCGACACGGACGTTCTTCCAGGTGTACGAATCGCTCGTGGTGGCGGGCTCGGCGGAGGCGGGTACGGCGGAGGCGGGTACGGCGGTGACACGGGGTGCCGCTGCCACGAGAAGGCCCGCTGTCAGGGCGAGCCCCGCGAGCAGGTGGCGTGTTCTGCGCATGGATATCCCGTCGAAGATTGAATGGGAGCGCTCCCACTATTGAGTCGGTGTCAGAACACGGTCAAGGTCCGGGAGTCGTCGAAGACGTTCGACGACGCACCCGCCGGGTACGGCCGGGCGGGTGGTGCGGGCGGCGAGTTCCGCGCGGCCCGGCGAGCTGCCCCCCGTCGGCCGGACGGAGCCGCACTACGGTCGGGGCCCATGGGGAGGAGGAGCGGCAGCCGGAAGCGCGGGCCCGTCCGCGGGCTCGCCCTCGCCCTCCTCCTGGGCGCGGCGCTCTCCGGCGGCTGCGCGACCGACCCTCCGGTGCCGCCCGCGACGGGCGTCCCGGCGCGGGAGACGGTGGACGGGAGCGGGCGGCGGATCACGCTCACCGTCGGGGTGTTCGGCACCTTCGGCCTCCAGGAGGCCGGGCTCTACGACACGTACATGCGGCTGAACCCGGACATCGAGGTCCAGCAGACCTCCCTCAGCCGCAACGACGTCTACTACCCGCAGCTGCTCACCCATCTCACCGCCGGCTCCGGCCTCGCCGACGTCCAGGCCGTCGAGGTCGGCAACATCGCCGAGGTCCTCGCCACGCAGGGGAACCGGCTCGACGAGCTCGGCTCGGCGCCCGGCGTCGACCCGGGCGCCTTCCTGCCGTGGAAGTGGGCGCAGGGCACCGCCGCCGACGGGCGCACGCTCGCCCTCGGCACCGACATCGGGCCGCAGGCCGTCTGCTACCGCAAGGACCTCTTCGCCCGGGCCGGCCTCCCCACCGAGCGGGGCGCCGTCGGGCGGCTGTGGGCCGGGGACTGGCGCGCGTACCTGGCGGCCGGGGTCCGCTACCGCGAACGGGTCCCGGAGGGCCCGGCGTTCACGGACTCCGCATCCGGGGTGATGGCGGCGGTGACGGGCAGCGCGCCGCTCCGCTACTACGACGAGCAGGGCGACCTGATCGTGGCGGTCAACCCGGCGGTACGGGAGGCCTGGGACCTCGCGGCCGCGTTCGCCCGGCAGGGGCTGACCGCCCGGCTCCAGCAGTTCACCCCCGGCTGGGACCAGGCCTTCGCGAACGGCGCGTTCGCCACGATCGCCTGCCCCGCCTGGATGCTCGGCTACATCCAGGACAAGGCGGGCCCGGCGGGGCGCGGCCGGTGGGACGTGGCGGCGGCGCCCCGGCCGGGCAGCTGGGGCGGCTCGTTCCTCGTCGTGCCGTCGGCCGGACGGCACCGCGCGGAGGCGGCCCGGCTCGCGGCCTGGCTGACCGCGCCCGCCCAGCAGGCGGTGGTCTTCGAGCGGCGCGGCAGCTTCCCGAGCGCCTCGGCCGCGTACACGCTCCCGGCGGTCGTGTCCGCCCGGCACCCGTACTTCGACGACGCCCCGGTCGGTGCGATCTTCGCGGCAGCGGCCCGGGGCGTCCCCCGGGCCCCGATCGGCCCGAAGGACGCCCTCGTCGCCCAGACCCTGGCGGACGTCGGCATGCTCCAGGTCGACCAGACGGGCCGTTCCCCGGAGTCGGCCTGGAACGCGGCGATGAAGGCGATCGACAACGCGCTGGACCGGTGACCCGGAGATGACCGAGACACGGACGCCGCCGGAGCCCCCGGAGCGGCCGGAGCCTGACGGACGGCCGGAGCCCCCGGAGCGGCCGGAGCCTGACGGAAGGCCGGAGCGGCCGGACCCGGACGGACGGACGGAGCAGTCGGGGCGGTCGGAGCCGTCGACCGCCGGACCCGGTGCCGCCGGCCCCCGGAACGGCCCCCGCACCGGAGCCGGGACCGGAGCCGACACCCGGGCGCGAGGCGCCCGTTCGCCCCGGCGCGGCCGTCACTCCCACCGTCACCGCAGCCGTCACCGCAGCCGTCACCCCCGCCGTACCCCCGTCGGCTCGCGCTGGGCGCCGTACGCCCTCGTCGCGCCGTTCTTCCTCTTCTTCGGCGCCTTCGGGATCTTCCCGCTGCTCGCGACCGCCTGGACCTCGCTCCACCGGGTCGAGCTGACCGCGCCGGCCGAGCAGGAGTGGGTGGGGCTGCACAACTACGCCCGCCTGCTCGACGACACGTTCTTCTGGAACGCCCTCGGGAACACCGTCGTCATCGGCGTCCTCTCCACCGTCCCCCAGTTGCTGCTCGCGCTCGGCGTCGCGCACCTCCTCGACGTCCGGCTGCGGGGCCGCGGCTTCTTCCGGGTCGTGGCGCTCGCCCCGTACGCCACCTCGGTGGCCGCCGCGACCCTGGTCTTCGCGCTGTTCTTCGGGCGGGACCACGGGATGGCCAACTGGGCCCTGGGGACGGTCGGCATCGACCCGGTGGACTGGCAGAACGGCCCGTGGGCGTCGAAGTTCGCGGTGTCGTCGATCGTGATCTGGCGCTGGACCGGCTACAACGCGCTGATCTACCTGGCGGCGATGCAGACGATCCCGCGCGAGCTGTACGAGGCGGCGGCGCTCGACGGGGCGTCCCGGTGGCGGCAGTTCCTGCACGTGACGCTGCCGGGGCTGTGGCCCGCGGTCCTCTTCACCGTGCTGGTCTCGACGATCGGCGCGACCCAGCTCTTCGGAGAGCCGCTGCTCTTCGCCAGCGGCGCGGGGGCCTCGGGGGGCGCGGACCACCAGTTCCAGACGCTGGGTCTCTATCTGTACGAGCAGGGCTGGGTGAACCTCCACCTGGGGCGGGCCGCGGCCATCGCCTGGGCGATGCTCCTGATCCTGGTCGTGGCGTTCGGGGCCGTACGGCTCCTGCGCGGCGGCCTCGCACGCCGGGAGCAGGCCTCATGAGGACGGAACGGCCCGGCTGGGGCACGTACGCGCTGCTCGCGCTCTTCGCGGCCGTCTCCCTCTTCCCGCTGGTGTGGACGGCGGTCGCCGCCTCCCGGACGAGTACGCGACTCGCGGCCACCCCGCCGCCCTTCCGGTTCGGGAGGAACCTGCCCCGGAACCTGGAGATCGCCTGGACCGACGCCCGGCTCGGCGAGGCCCTGGCGAACACCGCGCTGGTCGCCGGGGCGGTCGCGGCGGGGACGGTGCTCTTCTCGACGCTCGCCGGCTTCGCCTTCGCCAGGCTGCGGTTCCGCTTCCGGGGCACGCTGCTCCTGGTCGTGGCCGGGACGATGCTGATCCCGCCTCAGCTGGGGGTCGTCCCGCTCTATCTGCTGATCGCGCGGCTTCGGTGGACGGACGAGCTCCAGGCGGTGATCCTGCCGTCGCTCGTCTCGGCCTTCGGCGTCTTCTTCATGCTCCAGCACCTGACGCGGGCGCTGCCGTACGAGGTGCTGGAGGCCGCCCGGATGGACGGGGCGGGGACGGTGCGGACGGTGTGGCACGTGGTGCTGCCGGCGGCGCGCCCGGCGATGGCGGTCCTCGGGATGCTGTCGTTCGTGGCGGCCTGGAACGATTTCTTCTGGCCGGTCCTCGCGCTGACGCAGACCGGGAACCCGACGGTGCAGGTGGCGCTCACGGGGCTGGGGCGGGGCTCGGTGCCCGACCAGTCGGTGGTCATGGCGGGGGCGCTGCTCGGGACGTTGCCGCTGCTCCTGGTGCTCGCGCTGTTCGGTCGGCACATCGTGGGCGGGGTGATGCGGGGTGCGGTCAAGGGATGAGAACGGCTCACCCGTTCGGGCGAGGCGTTGATCCATTTCGCCCCGACCCACTGTTAACTTCCCTTTATGTCCGAGATTCTCACATTTCCTCCCTCGTGGGCGAGGTGACGGCGCATGGGAGTCCTGCGTGACAACCCCGAACTCGCCCTCTTCCTCTGCCTGTCGGCCGGCTACTTCGTCGGCAAGCTCCGGGTCGGCCCCATCACGCTCGGCGGCATCTGCGGCACCCTGATCGTCTCGCTGCTCCTCGGCGCCTGGGCGAAGGTCACCGTCTCCGACGACGTGAAGACGATCTTCTTCGCACTCTTCATCTTCTCCCTCGGCTACATGGCGGGGCCGCAGTTCTTCTCCAACCTCAACAAGAAGAGCCTGCGCTTCTTCGCCCTCTGCCTCATCGAGGTCGTCTGTGTCGTCGGCATCGCCCTCGGTCTCGCCGAGGCCTTCGACCTCGACGTCGGCACCGCCGCCGGCATCCTCGCCGGCGCCGCCACCGAGTCCGCGGTCGTCGGTACGGCCACCGAGGCCATCGGCAACCTCTCCGACCTGACGCAGGCGCAGATCACCGAGTACCAGGGCCATGTGGCCACCGCGTACACGGTCTGCTACCTCTTCGGCCTCGTCACCATCGTCATCTACACCAGCCAGATCATGCCGATGCTGCTGCGGATCAACCTCCGCGACGCCTCGCGCGAGCTGTGGGAGAAGATGCGCGGTTCCGGCGGCGGTCTGGAGTCCGACGAGCGCGAGGCGCTCCCGGGCATGGTCGGCCGGACGTTCCTGGTGACGCTCGCGGACGGCGCCAAGGTCGGCGAACTGGAGCGGCGGCTCGGCGGGCGGGTCACGTTCGAGGCGGTGAAGCGGGGCAGCAAGATCCTCACCCCTCCCCCGCCCGACTTCGAGCTGACCCTCTCCGACCTGGTGCTCACGGTCGGCCGGCGGGCGAACATCATCGAGGCGGGTCGGGTCATCGGCCCCGAGACCCCGGCCGTCCCCGGCCTGGACACCCCGCTCACCACCACCGAGATCTCGCTGACCGACAAGAGCGTCGTCGACAAGTCCCTGGACACCCTCGCCAAGGAGCACCCGGAGTTCTCCTCGGGCGGGGTGTACGTGACGGACGTGGTGCGCAACGAGCAGCATCTGCCCGCGACCCCGGAGACCGTCGTCAGCCGGGGTGACGTGCTCACCCTGGTCGGCTCCCGCTCGGGCCTCGGGAAGCTGACGTCCAAGATCGGCGCGGTCGTGAAGAACGACGCCACGGACTTCATCTACCTGGGGCTCGGCATCGTCTGCGGCTCCCTCCTCGGGCAGGTCGTGGTCGAGTTCGGCGACGTCCCGCTGTCGCTCGGCACGGGCGGCGGCTGCCTGATCTCCGGCCTGCTCTTCGGCTGGTTCCGCTCGCGCACGCAGACCTTCGGCGCGTTCCCGCCGCAGGCCGCCACCACCCTCAAGGACATGGGCCTCGCGATCTTCATCGCCTGCACGGGCCTGGTCTCCGGCCCGCAGGCCTGGCCCCTCCTCAAGGAGTACGGGGCGCTGCTGCCGTTCGCCGGCATCGCGATGGTCCTGGTACCGGCGACGATCTCGCTGATCGTCGGCCGCAAGCTGCTGAAGATCGAGAAACCACTGCTGATCGGCGCCATCGCGGGCCAGCAGTGCTCGACGCCCGCGATCACCTCCATCACCCAGGTCGCCCAGAGCTCGGTCCCGATGCTCGGCTACACGATCACGTACACGCTCTCCAACTTCCTGCTCCCCCTGACCGGCCCGCTGCTCGTCGGCATCCTCGGAGCGTGAGAGGGACGCCATGATCGACTTCCTCAACCGGAACATCTTCCAGCCCCACCCCGAGCTCCTGATCTTCATCACCGTGGCGCTCGGCTTCCTCTTCGGGAAGCTCCGCTACAAGGCGATCGCGCTCGGCGCCGTCACCGGCTGCCTCGTCGCCGGTCTGCTGCTCGGCGCCCAGTTCAAGGTCACGATCGACGGCACGGTGAAGAACCTCTTCTTCACCATGTTCCTCTTCGCCCTCGGCTACAAGGTCGGCCCGCAGTTCTTCCGGGGCCTGAAGAAGGACGGTCTGCCCCAGGTCCTCAACGCGGTCATCGTCTGTGTGACGGGCCTCCTCGTCTCCTGGGGCTTCGCCGTGATGCTGGGGTACGGCCCCGGGCTCTCGGCCGGCCTCCTCGGCGGCGCGCTCACGCAGTCCGCCGTCATCGGTGTCGCCCAGGACGCCATCGGCAACCTGCCGGGGCTCTCCGCCGACCAGATGAAGAACGAGGAGAACCTGGTCGCGATCGGCTACGCCGTCACGTACCCGCTCGGCACGATCCTCTGCGCGATGCTCCTCGCCAACGTGCTGCCCAAGCTCTACAAGCGGGACCTGGCCGCCGAGTCGGCGCAGCTCGCCAAGGAGCTGGACGCCCCGGGCGACGACCCCGACCTGGCCGAGGGCTACTACGAGGTCGTCCTCCGCGCGTACCGCATCGACCGTCCCGACCTCGTCGGCCGCACGATCGACGACTTCGAGAACCAGCAGCAGGCGCTCGGCCACCGCATCTACCTCACCCGGGTGCGGCGCGACGGGAAGATCCTCGACCACGACCAGG
Above is a genomic segment from Streptomyces sp. NBC_00094 containing:
- a CDS encoding carbohydrate ABC transporter permease, with protein sequence MTETRTPPEPPERPEPDGRPEPPERPEPDGRPERPDPDGRTEQSGRSEPSTAGPGAAGPRNGPRTGAGTGADTRARGARSPRRGRHSHRHRSRHRSRHPRRTPVGSRWAPYALVAPFFLFFGAFGIFPLLATAWTSLHRVELTAPAEQEWVGLHNYARLLDDTFFWNALGNTVVIGVLSTVPQLLLALGVAHLLDVRLRGRGFFRVVALAPYATSVAAATLVFALFFGRDHGMANWALGTVGIDPVDWQNGPWASKFAVSSIVIWRWTGYNALIYLAAMQTIPRELYEAAALDGASRWRQFLHVTLPGLWPAVLFTVLVSTIGATQLFGEPLLFASGAGASGGADHQFQTLGLYLYEQGWVNLHLGRAAAIAWAMLLILVVAFGAVRLLRGGLARREQAS
- the aspT gene encoding aspartate-alanine antiporter; protein product: MGVLRDNPELALFLCLSAGYFVGKLRVGPITLGGICGTLIVSLLLGAWAKVTVSDDVKTIFFALFIFSLGYMAGPQFFSNLNKKSLRFFALCLIEVVCVVGIALGLAEAFDLDVGTAAGILAGAATESAVVGTATEAIGNLSDLTQAQITEYQGHVATAYTVCYLFGLVTIVIYTSQIMPMLLRINLRDASRELWEKMRGSGGGLESDEREALPGMVGRTFLVTLADGAKVGELERRLGGRVTFEAVKRGSKILTPPPPDFELTLSDLVLTVGRRANIIEAGRVIGPETPAVPGLDTPLTTTEISLTDKSVVDKSLDTLAKEHPEFSSGGVYVTDVVRNEQHLPATPETVVSRGDVLTLVGSRSGLGKLTSKIGAVVKNDATDFIYLGLGIVCGSLLGQVVVEFGDVPLSLGTGGGCLISGLLFGWFRSRTQTFGAFPPQAATTLKDMGLAIFIACTGLVSGPQAWPLLKEYGALLPFAGIAMVLVPATISLIVGRKLLKIEKPLLIGAIAGQQCSTPAITSITQVAQSSVPMLGYTITYTLSNFLLPLTGPLLVGILGA
- a CDS encoding ABC transporter substrate-binding protein produces the protein MGRRSGSRKRGPVRGLALALLLGAALSGGCATDPPVPPATGVPARETVDGSGRRITLTVGVFGTFGLQEAGLYDTYMRLNPDIEVQQTSLSRNDVYYPQLLTHLTAGSGLADVQAVEVGNIAEVLATQGNRLDELGSAPGVDPGAFLPWKWAQGTAADGRTLALGTDIGPQAVCYRKDLFARAGLPTERGAVGRLWAGDWRAYLAAGVRYRERVPEGPAFTDSASGVMAAVTGSAPLRYYDEQGDLIVAVNPAVREAWDLAAAFARQGLTARLQQFTPGWDQAFANGAFATIACPAWMLGYIQDKAGPAGRGRWDVAAAPRPGSWGGSFLVVPSAGRHRAEAARLAAWLTAPAQQAVVFERRGSFPSASAAYTLPAVVSARHPYFDDAPVGAIFAAAARGVPRAPIGPKDALVAQTLADVGMLQVDQTGRSPESAWNAAMKAIDNALDR
- a CDS encoding cellulose binding domain-containing protein, translating into MRRTRHLLAGLALTAGLLVAAAPRVTAVPASAVPASAEPATTSDSYTWKNVRVDGGGFVPGIVFNRAEKDLVYARTDIGGVYRWNQAASSWTPLLDSVDWDHWGHTGVVGLASDTVDPDRLYAAVGTYTNDWDPGNGAVLRSADRGATWQRTDLPFKLGGNMPGRGMGERLAVDPHKNSVLYLGAPSGNGLWRSTDSGVTWSKVAGFTNPGNYQQDPTDTSGYNSDEQGIVWVTFDESTGTAGNATKTIYVGVGDKENAVYRSTDAGATWTRLPGQPTGYLAHKGVLDAANGYLYLAYSDKAGPYDGGKGQVWRYATATGEWKNISPVAEADTYYGFSGLTVDRRKPGTVMVSGYSSWYPDTQIFRSTDSGSTWTKAWDYTSYPDRANRYTMDVSSVPWLTWGASPAPPEQTPKLGWMTEALEIDPFDSNRMMYGTGATVYGTQELTKWDTGANFTIRPMVKGLEETAVLDLASPPSGAPLISALGDIGGFRHTDLTTVPSMMFTSPNFTSTTSVDYAETNPNTVVRSGHLDGGPRIAFSTDNGANWFAGQEPSGVTGGGTVAAAADGSRFVWSPDGTAGVHTATGYGTAWTASTGIPAGATVESDRVDPKTFYGFKDGTFYASTDGGATFTARATGLPAKGAARFKAVPGKKGDIWFAGGATDSTYGLWHSTDGGATFTRIAGVDQADTVGFGKAAPGATYPALYTSAKIGGVRGVFRSTDAGASWVRINDDAHQWGWTGAAITGDPRVYGRVYVSTNGRGIIYGDTTETGGGTDPTDPPDPTDPPAPSGACKVTYKVTNQWQGGFQADVTLTNTSTTAWTGWKLGWEYPAGQRVGQMWNATPAQAGTAVTAQNAGWNGPVAAGASASFGFTGSWTGTNPVPAAFTLGGATCSVA
- a CDS encoding carbohydrate ABC transporter permease — encoded protein: MRTERPGWGTYALLALFAAVSLFPLVWTAVAASRTSTRLAATPPPFRFGRNLPRNLEIAWTDARLGEALANTALVAGAVAAGTVLFSTLAGFAFARLRFRFRGTLLLVVAGTMLIPPQLGVVPLYLLIARLRWTDELQAVILPSLVSAFGVFFMLQHLTRALPYEVLEAARMDGAGTVRTVWHVVLPAARPAMAVLGMLSFVAAWNDFFWPVLALTQTGNPTVQVALTGLGRGSVPDQSVVMAGALLGTLPLLLVLALFGRHIVGGVMRGAVKG